A genomic stretch from Leptotrichia sp. HSP-536 includes:
- the deoC gene encoding deoxyribose-phosphate aldolase, whose protein sequence is MEINKFIDHTILKAMATREDVKKLCDKAKEYGFYSVCVNGANVEYAYSQVKDSDVKVAAVVGFPLGAMATDVKVFEAKKAIEDGASEIDMVINVGALKDKDYDLVENEIRKIKEAIESNVLKVIIETCYLTDEEKVKACELSVNAKADFVKTSTGFGTGGATFEDVELMKKTVGNKAEVKASGGVKDLETAKKYIELGATRLGTSSGIAIVTGLESEKTGY, encoded by the coding sequence ATGGAAATAAACAAATTTATTGACCACACAATTTTGAAAGCAATGGCTACAAGGGAAGATGTAAAGAAACTATGCGACAAAGCAAAAGAATATGGATTTTATTCAGTTTGTGTAAATGGGGCAAATGTTGAATATGCGTATAGTCAAGTTAAGGACAGCGATGTGAAAGTTGCGGCAGTAGTTGGGTTTCCTTTGGGAGCGATGGCGACTGATGTGAAAGTATTTGAAGCGAAAAAGGCGATTGAAGACGGTGCTTCGGAAATTGATATGGTTATTAATGTTGGAGCATTGAAGGACAAGGATTATGATTTAGTGGAAAATGAAATTAGGAAAATAAAAGAGGCAATTGAAAGCAATGTTTTAAAGGTGATAATTGAAACTTGCTATTTGACTGATGAGGAAAAAGTGAAGGCGTGTGAATTGTCAGTTAATGCAAAGGCAGATTTTGTAAAAACTTCGACAGGATTTGGAACAGGAGGAGCTACATTTGAAGATGTAGAGCTTATGAAAAAAACTGTTGGAAATAAAGCAGAAGTCAAGGCAAGTGGTGGAGTGAAAGACCTTGAAACTGCAAAAAAATATATTGAATTAGGAGCAACAAGACTGGGGACAAGTTCAGGAATTGCGATTGTAACTGGATTAGAAAGTGAAAAAACTGGATATTAA
- a CDS encoding flotillin family protein — MAAVVVYGIIVIVVLGIILSLFAYVRVPNDKMAFISGFRKRMVSGRLAFYVRAFERVDYLDLAVFSVDVDTKQFVPTNDFINIKADAIVKLQVGTTQDIMLIASKNFLNKNHEYMSNAIKDVLEGNLREIIGQMNLKDMVQNRKVFNQKVEENVIDDLRKMGLELKSFNVQSFTDEKGIIDNLGIENTTRISKDASIAKANSEKEVAIAKAQAYKEAQDIEIKTEEEIAEKQNALKIKQADLKIESDTKQALADITYDIQKEKNRKEYEEVIGDANFTQQDQAIRANKAKLESEIKIDQQIKADAKLYNMTKEAEAKLVEEQRHADAELYRRQKQAEGIKLQALAEAEAQKIQAEAEANAIKLKMLAEAEGIEARGNAEAQAKEKMLLAEARGKKEALLAEAEGLDKKAEAMKKYGEAAVAEMYFKALPEVAKNVAAPLHNIDKITMYGDGNTNKLISDITQSIGKINDGISDGAGIDIKSLLAGFLGGKVLDNINSKSTDGKEEEILSNKENVDKKNWGK; from the coding sequence ATGGCAGCAGTTGTAGTTTACGGAATTATTGTTATCGTTGTTTTAGGAATTATTTTGTCATTGTTTGCATATGTGAGAGTGCCGAATGATAAAATGGCGTTTATTTCGGGATTTAGAAAGAGAATGGTCAGTGGACGGCTTGCATTTTATGTGAGAGCCTTTGAAAGGGTCGATTATCTTGACTTGGCAGTGTTTTCTGTTGATGTTGATACAAAGCAGTTTGTTCCGACGAATGATTTTATTAATATAAAAGCAGATGCGATTGTGAAATTACAAGTGGGAACAACACAAGATATAATGCTAATTGCAAGTAAAAACTTTTTGAATAAAAATCACGAGTATATGAGCAATGCGATAAAAGATGTACTGGAAGGTAATCTTCGGGAAATTATTGGACAAATGAATTTAAAGGATATGGTTCAAAATCGGAAAGTTTTTAATCAAAAAGTTGAAGAAAATGTAATTGATGACTTAAGAAAAATGGGACTTGAGCTAAAATCGTTTAATGTGCAGTCTTTTACAGATGAAAAAGGAATTATTGATAATTTAGGAATTGAGAATACAACTAGAATATCAAAAGATGCAAGCATTGCGAAGGCAAACTCGGAAAAAGAAGTTGCGATTGCAAAAGCGCAGGCTTATAAAGAAGCGCAGGACATTGAAATAAAAACTGAAGAAGAAATTGCTGAAAAACAAAATGCTTTAAAAATTAAGCAAGCAGATTTAAAAATTGAAAGTGATACAAAACAGGCTCTTGCAGATATAACTTATGATATTCAAAAGGAAAAAAATCGTAAAGAATACGAAGAAGTAATTGGAGATGCGAATTTTACTCAGCAAGACCAGGCAATTCGTGCAAATAAAGCAAAATTAGAATCTGAAATTAAAATTGACCAGCAAATTAAAGCTGATGCAAAATTGTACAATATGACAAAGGAAGCGGAAGCAAAATTGGTCGAAGAACAAAGACACGCAGATGCTGAACTTTATAGAAGGCAAAAACAAGCCGAAGGAATAAAATTGCAGGCTTTGGCAGAAGCAGAGGCTCAGAAAATACAGGCAGAAGCCGAAGCGAATGCGATAAAATTAAAAATGCTTGCAGAGGCAGAAGGAATTGAAGCTAGAGGAAATGCAGAAGCACAGGCAAAAGAAAAAATGCTACTAGCAGAAGCCAGAGGTAAAAAAGAAGCATTGCTTGCGGAAGCGGAAGGACTTGATAAAAAGGCGGAAGCAATGAAAAAATACGGAGAAGCTGCTGTTGCAGAAATGTATTTTAAAGCACTCCCTGAAGTTGCAAAAAATGTGGCGGCACCATTACACAATATTGACAAAATAACAATGTATGGAGATGGAAATACGAACAAATTAATTTCTGACATTACACAAAGCATCGGAAAAATTAACGATGGAATTTCTGATGGAGCGGGAATTGATATAAAATCGTTACTCGCAGGATTTTTAGGTGGAAAAGTTCTGGATAATATTAACAGTAAGAGTACTGATGGAAAAGAAGAAGAAATACTAAGTAATAAAGAAAATGTTGATAAGAAAAATTGGGGTAAGTAA
- a CDS encoding proline--tRNA ligase — translation MRLSKAFLKTYKEAPKEAQIVSHQLMLRAFMIKQLTRGVYTYLPFGYRVLKKIENITRKEMDRAGAQEVLMPVLQPASLWEESGRWFAYGPELMRLKDRNEREFSLGPTHEEVITDVVRDSISSYKELPFNVYQIQTKFRDEMRPRFGLMRGREFVMKDGYSFHLTQESLDEEYLNMKDTYSRILERMGLNYRAVEADTGSIGGDASHEFMVLAESGEDDILYSDSSDYAANIEKATSIIELKESNEEKLPKELVETPNAKTIEDLANFLNIPKEKTVKAVMLKEVLEDGEKFVLALIRGDLDVNPIKLKNVIGASTELEMMNEEECKKFGLVAGYAGSYEKKEDLYVVIDETVKYVRNFALGANKVDYHYINVNIEDLAYDLVADIREARAGDISPDGKGTLKIARGIEVGHIFKLGEKYSKALNATVLDENGKQAVMKMGCYGMGMSRIISAAIEQNHDEYGIIWPKAIAPYHVDVIIANMKDETQVNIGEKLYNDLNQNKIEAVLDDRNERAGFKFKDADLIGFPLKIVAGKGAANGVVEIKDRKTGESSDVKVEKVLEFVKNFMAE, via the coding sequence ATGAGATTATCAAAAGCATTTTTAAAAACATATAAGGAAGCACCAAAGGAAGCTCAAATTGTGAGCCATCAGCTTATGCTTAGGGCATTTATGATTAAACAGCTTACAAGAGGAGTTTATACTTATTTGCCATTTGGGTATAGAGTTCTTAAAAAGATAGAAAATATTACAAGAAAAGAAATGGATAGAGCTGGAGCTCAGGAAGTTCTCATGCCTGTACTGCAACCTGCTTCACTTTGGGAAGAATCTGGTCGTTGGTTTGCTTATGGACCTGAACTTATGAGATTAAAAGATAGAAATGAGAGAGAATTTTCGCTTGGGCCTACTCATGAAGAAGTTATTACAGATGTTGTAAGAGATTCAATTTCATCGTACAAGGAACTGCCTTTTAACGTTTATCAGATTCAGACAAAATTTAGGGACGAAATGCGTCCAAGATTTGGGCTTATGCGTGGAAGGGAATTTGTGATGAAGGATGGCTACAGCTTCCACTTGACACAGGAGTCGCTTGACGAAGAATATTTGAATATGAAAGACACTTATTCGAGAATTTTGGAAAGGATGGGGCTTAATTACAGGGCAGTTGAAGCTGATACAGGTTCTATCGGTGGAGATGCTTCACACGAGTTTATGGTGCTTGCAGAAAGCGGAGAAGACGACATTTTGTACAGCGATTCTTCAGACTATGCAGCAAATATTGAAAAAGCAACAAGTATCATTGAATTAAAAGAAAGTAATGAAGAAAAACTTCCAAAAGAATTAGTTGAAACTCCAAATGCAAAAACAATTGAGGATTTGGCTAATTTCTTGAATATTCCTAAAGAAAAAACTGTAAAGGCGGTAATGTTAAAAGAAGTTCTTGAAGATGGGGAAAAATTTGTGCTAGCTCTAATTAGAGGAGATTTGGATGTAAATCCTATTAAATTAAAAAATGTAATTGGAGCTTCTACAGAGCTTGAAATGATGAATGAAGAAGAATGTAAAAAATTTGGATTAGTTGCTGGATATGCAGGTTCTTATGAAAAAAAAGAAGATTTGTATGTTGTAATTGATGAAACTGTGAAATATGTGAGAAACTTTGCGTTGGGTGCCAATAAAGTGGATTATCACTATATAAATGTTAATATTGAAGATTTAGCGTACGACTTGGTTGCAGATATTAGAGAAGCTAGAGCAGGAGATATTTCTCCAGACGGAAAAGGAACATTGAAAATTGCACGTGGAATTGAAGTCGGACATATTTTCAAACTTGGAGAAAAATATTCAAAAGCGTTAAATGCTACTGTTCTTGATGAAAATGGAAAACAGGCAGTTATGAAAATGGGATGTTACGGAATGGGAATGTCCAGAATCATTTCAGCCGCAATCGAACAAAACCACGATGAATACGGTATAATCTGGCCTAAAGCAATAGCTCCTTACCACGTTGATGTAATAATTGCCAATATGAAAGACGAAACACAGGTAAATATAGGTGAAAAATTGTACAATGATCTAAATCAGAATAAAATTGAAGCAGTATTAGATGACAGAAACGAGAGAGCAGGATTTAAGTTCAAAGATGCCGACTTAATTGGTTTCCCACTAAAAATAGTTGCTGGAAAAGGTGCAGCTAATGGAGTTGTGGAAATAAAGGATAGAAAAACTGGGGAAAGTTCGGATGTGAAAGTAGAGAAAGTTCTGGAGTTTGTGAAGAATTTTATGGCAGAATAA
- a CDS encoding HAD family hydrolase, with amino-acid sequence MENINSKKIRNIVFDLGNVLIKFDKDTYLEEKLPKNKKEAFYNNVLNTKEWLMLDRGTLTYPEAKKIFKERAPYLSDEIDNFFDKDFFELLLPIKENIELLYKLRNLYKYKLYVLSNFHKDSFEYVFEHNDFFKLFEGCLVSCYFSLLKPEEKIYDTLLYEFGLNSEETLFIDDMNENIEACEKKGMNGLYLPNYTKLNEELEKILKISFK; translated from the coding sequence ATGGAAAATATAAATTCTAAAAAAATAAGAAATATAGTATTTGATTTAGGAAATGTTTTGATAAAATTTGATAAAGACACATATTTGGAAGAAAAATTGCCTAAAAATAAAAAAGAGGCTTTCTATAATAACGTGCTGAATACAAAGGAATGGTTAATGCTGGACAGAGGAACTTTGACATATCCTGAAGCAAAAAAAATTTTTAAAGAAAGAGCTCCTTATTTATCAGATGAAATTGACAACTTTTTTGATAAGGACTTTTTTGAATTATTGCTCCCAATTAAAGAAAACATCGAACTTCTTTACAAATTAAGAAATCTTTATAAATACAAATTATACGTATTATCAAATTTTCACAAGGATTCCTTTGAATATGTCTTTGAACATAATGATTTTTTCAAGTTATTTGAAGGTTGCCTAGTTTCGTGCTATTTCAGTCTTTTAAAACCTGAAGAAAAAATTTATGACACTCTTTTATATGAATTTGGATTAAATTCAGAAGAAACATTATTTATTGACGATATGAATGAAAATATTGAGGCTTGTGAGAAAAAAGGAATGAATGGACTTTATTTGCCAAATTATACTAAATTAAATGAAGAATTGGAAAAAATTTTGAAAATTAGTTTTAAATAA
- a CDS encoding SH3 domain-containing protein, whose translation MKPKNFKFRNLFFCCFFLLISVFSFGQSKKSDEMILTDDGVILNLKGTFKISWDRSDPNVPCSSPGYGQMLFYPNNKDIVNGKAIILRLRDFEFYNFDENKDSDKEFEEEEKAKIKILKKTFPEEFEKMEKIKKGEMQSPVKVIIKKVTPYTECDFTTVYAQVTDLKKIDGAKSKITELEVKKLDEFHDFDDDAILDESDIKWYEVNSKDGYANMREKPSTNSKIVTKLENKETVKYIMADGDWYYVYMDEHSKNPDENYKITEFRGFVHKSQLKKVVH comes from the coding sequence ATGAAACCTAAAAATTTTAAATTTAGAAATTTGTTTTTTTGTTGTTTTTTTCTGTTAATTTCTGTATTTTCTTTTGGACAAAGTAAAAAATCTGATGAGATGATTTTGACTGATGACGGAGTAATTTTGAATTTAAAGGGAACCTTTAAAATTAGTTGGGACAGAAGTGATCCGAATGTGCCTTGTTCATCACCAGGATATGGACAAATGCTATTCTATCCTAATAATAAGGATATTGTGAATGGAAAAGCGATAATCTTGCGACTTAGGGATTTTGAATTTTATAATTTTGATGAGAATAAGGATTCTGATAAGGAATTTGAAGAAGAAGAAAAGGCTAAAATTAAAATATTAAAAAAAACTTTTCCAGAAGAATTTGAAAAAATGGAAAAAATTAAAAAAGGGGAAATGCAGTCTCCAGTAAAAGTTATAATAAAAAAAGTAACACCTTATACAGAATGTGATTTTACAACAGTTTATGCTCAAGTTACTGACCTAAAGAAAATTGACGGTGCAAAATCAAAAATTACAGAACTTGAAGTGAAAAAATTAGATGAATTCCATGATTTTGATGATGATGCAATTTTAGATGAAAGTGATATAAAGTGGTATGAAGTAAATTCAAAGGATGGATATGCGAATATGCGTGAAAAACCAAGTACAAATTCAAAAATTGTTACAAAATTGGAAAATAAGGAAACTGTGAAGTATATTATGGCAGATGGTGACTGGTATTACGTTTATATGGATGAGCATTCGAAAAATCCTGATGAAAATTATAAGATTACTGAATTTAGGGGATTTGTACATAAGAGTCAACTAAAAAAAGTTGTTCATTAA
- a CDS encoding RNA-guided endonuclease TnpB family protein — translation MKYNLAFKYRIYPNKEQELLINKTFGYVRFVYNTILYAANKFYEETGKNKIITPASLKSENQFLKEVDSLALSNAQLNVKRSFTNFFQKRAKFPRFKSKKTSVKSYTTNCVNNSIRIEENKYLVLPKLKKIKLKYHREIPKDYRIKSVTLTNSNGNYYVSVLTEFEKEIQKMPSNDKVIGLDFSMSELFVSSENQRADYPRYFRMLEEKLKKLQKSLSRKVKFSKNWYRQKTKISKLHEYIKNCRRDFLHKLSKKLSKEHNAVIVENLNMKGMSQALNFGKSVGDNGWGMFLRMLEYKLMFLGKQFLKIDKWFPSSKTCSKCGNVKEELKLSERSYKCECCGIEIDRDYNAALNIKNIGKEMLKY, via the coding sequence ATGAAATATAATTTAGCATTCAAATACAGAATTTATCCAAATAAGGAGCAAGAATTATTGATAAACAAGACTTTTGGATATGTTCGTTTTGTTTACAATACGATTTTGTATGCTGCAAATAAATTTTATGAAGAAACTGGAAAAAATAAAATAATTACACCTGCTAGTTTGAAAAGTGAAAACCAATTTTTGAAAGAAGTGGACAGTCTGGCACTTTCAAATGCTCAATTGAATGTAAAACGATCGTTTACGAATTTTTTTCAGAAGAGAGCGAAGTTTCCGAGGTTCAAATCTAAAAAGACTAGTGTTAAAAGTTATACGACAAATTGTGTGAACAATTCAATACGAATTGAGGAAAACAAATATTTGGTTTTGCCAAAATTGAAAAAAATTAAATTAAAATATCATAGAGAAATACCGAAGGATTACAGGATAAAGTCAGTAACATTGACAAACAGTAATGGAAATTACTATGTTTCTGTCTTGACGGAATTTGAAAAAGAAATTCAAAAAATGCCAAGTAATGATAAGGTAATTGGACTTGATTTTTCAATGTCTGAATTATTTGTCAGTTCTGAAAACCAAAGGGCTGATTATCCAAGATATTTTAGGATGTTAGAAGAAAAATTAAAGAAATTACAGAAATCATTGTCAAGGAAAGTAAAATTTTCTAAAAATTGGTATAGACAAAAAACGAAAATATCAAAATTACATGAGTATATTAAAAATTGTCGAAGAGATTTTTTGCATAAATTATCGAAAAAATTGTCCAAAGAACATAATGCTGTGATTGTCGAGAATTTGAATATGAAAGGGATGAGCCAGGCATTAAATTTTGGGAAAAGTGTAGGAGATAATGGATGGGGAATGTTTTTGAGGATGCTTGAGTATAAGTTGATGTTTTTAGGAAAGCAATTTTTAAAAATAGATAAGTGGTTTCCGTCGTCGAAAACTTGCAGTAAATGTGGAAATGTTAAAGAGGAACTGAAATTATCAGAAAGAAGCTATAAATGTGAGTGCTGTGGAATTGAGATTGATAGAGATTACAATGCGGCACTGAATATAAAAAACATTGGAAAAGAGATGTTGAAATATTAG
- the fabV gene encoding enoyl-ACP reductase FabV: MVIKPRLKGGLALTNHPIGAKEFVKRQIDYVKSQDKYEGPKKVLIIGSSSGYGLATRISLAFGAGAETIGVAFEKGVEGKRVGSAGWWNTIAFNEAAEKEDLVSKNFIGDAFSMEMKDDVIKFIKEEFGGKIDLLIYSLASGVRTDPIDGATYRSALKSTTKEITGPTINFEKETMEETTMGVATPEEIKSTVKVMGGEDWKLWIEALDKGGVLSEGFKTVAYSYLGPKVTYGIYKEGTIGAAKRDLEHTSDILNDFLKEKYNGEAYVSLSKALMTRASAVIPIFPLYAALLYKVMKEKGIHEGTIEQKHRLLTQMVYGNNPVIDEERRLRPDNWEMREDVQEEVEALWDKVTPENFKQISDYAGAREEFMQLNGFDFDNVDYNADVDLDELAKLVP; this comes from the coding sequence ATGGTTATAAAACCTAGATTAAAAGGTGGTTTAGCACTTACGAACCATCCAATCGGAGCAAAAGAATTTGTAAAAAGGCAAATTGATTATGTAAAATCCCAAGACAAATATGAAGGACCAAAAAAAGTATTAATTATCGGCTCTTCATCTGGATATGGGCTTGCAACAAGAATTTCACTGGCATTTGGTGCTGGAGCGGAAACTATTGGAGTTGCTTTTGAAAAAGGTGTGGAAGGAAAAAGAGTTGGTTCTGCTGGTTGGTGGAATACAATTGCCTTTAATGAAGCTGCTGAAAAAGAAGACTTAGTTTCTAAAAACTTCATTGGCGACGCTTTTTCAATGGAAATGAAAGATGATGTAATAAAATTCATCAAAGAAGAATTTGGTGGAAAAATTGACTTATTAATTTATAGCTTAGCAAGTGGAGTTAGAACTGATCCTATTGACGGCGCAACTTATCGTTCAGCACTAAAATCTACAACAAAAGAAATTACAGGACCAACTATTAATTTTGAAAAAGAAACTATGGAAGAAACAACAATGGGCGTTGCAACTCCAGAAGAAATTAAAAGTACTGTAAAAGTTATGGGTGGAGAAGACTGGAAACTGTGGATTGAAGCGCTTGATAAGGGTGGTGTCCTTTCTGAAGGTTTCAAAACAGTAGCTTACTCATATTTAGGACCAAAAGTAACTTACGGAATTTACAAGGAAGGTACAATTGGAGCTGCAAAAAGAGATTTGGAACATACTTCTGATATTTTGAATGACTTTTTAAAAGAAAAATATAACGGAGAAGCATATGTTTCGCTAAGTAAGGCACTAATGACAAGAGCAAGTGCAGTTATCCCTATTTTCCCATTATATGCGGCATTGCTTTACAAAGTAATGAAAGAAAAAGGAATTCACGAAGGAACTATTGAACAAAAACATAGATTATTAACTCAAATGGTTTATGGAAACAATCCTGTAATTGATGAAGAAAGAAGATTACGTCCAGATAACTGGGAAATGCGTGAAGATGTTCAGGAAGAAGTGGAAGCGCTTTGGGACAAGGTTACTCCTGAAAACTTTAAGCAAATTAGTGATTATGCTGGAGCGAGAGAAGAATTTATGCAATTAAATGGATTTGATTTTGATAATGTTGATTATAATGCTGATGTTGATTTGGATGAATTGGCAAAATTAGTACCTTAA
- a CDS encoding CorA family divalent cation transporter, giving the protein MIKRIDTKSGKTISYVYNLKDEDYKVLSERLEIEEDKIKNVIDEEIFTPRISKSDWEIYKLYYPTVKKSTKDKEFTSYEINPIVIFLKEDKIVILDDDYYKDFYEFVEEYVKLRNEILEENRFFLNMLHKISQSLYKYVRILIGEHDKIETVLREKQSNEKLISLSEVEQGFYVYNIALRNLDYVVENLKEDEQFEQYEEYMTRILQEINFTLDLSSSYCEICKTTRETYSSYIGNNMNITMKLLAAVTILITVPNMIFGFYGMNVKLPLQETGFFALGIIFVIMVVLMVVLWKYLKDKFL; this is encoded by the coding sequence ATGATAAAAAGAATAGATACAAAAAGTGGGAAAACAATTTCTTATGTATATAACTTGAAAGATGAAGATTATAAAGTCTTATCTGAAAGGCTGGAGATTGAAGAGGATAAAATAAAGAATGTTATTGATGAGGAAATTTTTACTCCAAGAATTTCAAAATCGGACTGGGAAATTTATAAATTATATTATCCAACTGTAAAAAAATCCACAAAAGATAAAGAATTTACATCTTATGAAATTAATCCAATTGTAATTTTTTTGAAAGAAGACAAGATTGTTATTTTAGATGATGACTATTACAAGGATTTTTATGAATTTGTTGAAGAATATGTGAAGTTAAGAAATGAAATTCTTGAAGAAAATCGTTTTTTTCTAAATATGCTTCATAAAATTTCTCAAAGTCTGTATAAATACGTTCGGATTCTGATTGGAGAACATGATAAGATAGAAACCGTTTTAAGAGAGAAACAAAGTAATGAGAAATTGATTTCGCTTTCAGAAGTGGAGCAAGGATTTTATGTTTATAATATTGCATTGAGAAACTTGGATTATGTTGTTGAAAATTTAAAGGAGGATGAACAATTTGAGCAATATGAAGAATACATGACAAGAATTTTGCAAGAAATAAACTTTACACTTGATTTGTCTTCTTCATACTGTGAAATCTGTAAGACAACGAGAGAAACATATTCATCGTATATTGGTAATAATATGAATATAACAATGAAACTTTTGGCGGCAGTAACGATATTGATTACCGTTCCAAATATGATTTTTGGATTTTATGGAATGAATGTGAAATTACCGCTTCAAGAAACAGGATTTTTTGCTTTGGGAATAATTTTTGTAATAATGGTAGTGTTGATGGTAGTTTTATGGAAATATTTAAAAGATAAATTTTTATAG
- a CDS encoding endonuclease/exonuclease/phosphatase family protein produces MEFRLMTYNIFGARLADGKKLAKSIKKYKPDFVALQEVDKNTKRSNFRDVTQDFALELGYNYYYFQKAMDFDKGEFGIAFVSKYDVKNIYVHELPSAGNEKRQVLAAQISSKYKKHILVINTHLDYEPTVKSTQIDDLMTVVDYFKGDVKILCGDFNLLPTTEYYQKIIENWNDTYFEGKDLENESNMENRNLETQRIDYVMAKKGGDYRTKESFFINDDSQEWTKLSDHLPYMAILEID; encoded by the coding sequence ATGGAATTTAGACTTATGACATACAATATTTTTGGGGCAAGGCTTGCGGATGGGAAGAAATTGGCAAAAAGCATAAAAAAATATAAGCCTGATTTTGTTGCATTGCAGGAAGTTGATAAAAATACGAAAAGAAGTAATTTTCGTGACGTAACGCAGGATTTTGCACTTGAACTTGGGTATAATTATTATTATTTTCAAAAGGCAATGGATTTTGACAAAGGGGAGTTTGGAATTGCGTTTGTTTCAAAATATGATGTAAAAAATATATATGTTCACGAGCTGCCGTCTGCTGGAAATGAAAAAAGACAGGTTTTGGCAGCACAAATTAGTTCAAAGTATAAAAAACATATCTTGGTTATAAATACTCATTTAGATTATGAACCTACAGTAAAAAGTACCCAAATTGACGATTTGATGACAGTTGTAGATTATTTTAAGGGAGATGTGAAAATTTTGTGCGGAGATTTTAATCTTTTGCCAACAACAGAGTATTATCAGAAAATTATTGAAAACTGGAATGACACTTATTTTGAAGGCAAGGACTTGGAAAATGAATCAAATATGGAAAACAGAAATCTTGAAACGCAGAGAATTGACTATGTAATGGCTAAAAAAGGTGGAGATTACAGAACTAAGGAGAGTTTTTTCATAAATGATGATTCGCAGGAATGGACAAAACTGTCGGATCATTTGCCGTATATGGCGATTTTGGAGATTGATTGA
- a CDS encoding DKNYY domain-containing protein, whose translation MKKNILKILLFLVLENVGFGDAAQILGDYYSIDKGKVYYGNEILEGANPKTAELIGFSLLKDDKNIYYMGEKIKDIKIKNFEKLGQNYWKNENKIYYRDKKIENADIMSFKVLNEDYAKDKNHVYSGNEAIDPSPLLGKIKNPETFEFLPNGIIYATLYGKDKYNVYYINNTMSNCFDSYYFIYEVKGINRDKVEVLNKWFIKDDKNIYFEGKILEGVDYNTFEVLPNGDGKDKNRSYEYLTKDELKWF comes from the coding sequence GTGAAGAAAAATATCTTGAAAATATTGTTATTTCTAGTTTTGGAAAATGTGGGATTTGGAGATGCTGCTCAAATTTTAGGAGATTATTATTCGATAGATAAAGGAAAGGTTTATTATGGAAATGAAATTTTGGAAGGAGCAAATCCGAAAACTGCTGAGTTGATAGGATTTTCTCTTTTAAAAGACGATAAGAATATTTATTACATGGGTGAAAAAATAAAAGATATAAAAATTAAAAATTTTGAGAAATTAGGGCAGAATTATTGGAAAAATGAGAATAAAATTTATTATCGGGATAAAAAAATAGAAAATGCTGATATTATGAGTTTTAAAGTTTTAAATGAAGATTATGCAAAGGATAAAAATCATGTTTATAGCGGAAATGAAGCAATAGATCCTTCTCCATTATTGGGAAAAATTAAAAATCCTGAAACATTTGAATTTTTGCCAAACGGAATAATATATGCTACATTATATGGAAAAGATAAATACAATGTATATTATATAAACAATACAATGTCAAACTGTTTTGATTCATACTATTTTATTTATGAAGTAAAAGGAATTAATAGAGATAAAGTAGAAGTTCTGAATAAATGGTTTATAAAAGATGATAAAAATATTTATTTTGAGGGAAAAATTTTAGAAGGTGTAGATTATAATACATTTGAAGTGCTTCCAAATGGAGATGGAAAAGATAAAAATCGAAGTTATGAATATTTGACTAAAGATGAATTGAAATGGTTTTAA